In Janthinobacterium lividum, the genomic stretch TGAGCGCCGGACAAAGCACGCCAATTACGGCACGCCAGATGCCTAACGGGCGCTACGAGATCATCAAAGGACAGACCCGCAAGAAGGCCGCCATCAACATCGGCTGGAAGCAGGCGCGTGTCCTGGTCGTTTCGCGGACGGATCGTGAAGCCGAGCTGGATGTCATGGTCGACAACACCGGTGCACCTCCGACTGAATATGAAGAAGCACTGATGTTCCGCAAGGCGATGAGCAAGGAATATGCAACCACGCAAAAAGCAGTCGCTGCGATGTTCCTGTGCTCCCAAGCCAAGGTCTCCAATGGCCTGGCGATGCTCAACTTGCCTGCCGAGGTACTCAGCCTGCTCGATGAAGAGCCTGGCTTATTTGGTGCGCATGCAGCAAAAGTGATCAATTCTCTGTGGGAGACCTATCCTACCCACCACGGCGTCATCCTGAAGGCCATTCAACGCCTCAAAGAAGGCGCTGACCAAGGATCGATACAAGTGTGGGTCACACAGCAAATTAACGCTGCCAGCCGCCCTCCCCGGGCGCAGAAGCACTTGATTCCTTCTTCGTCAGGTGCACCACGGTATTTGACGCAGGCGAAGGACCGCGACATCATCGTGCGTATTTCGGACCGCTCGATCGATGCAGCCATGGTGCATCAAAAAATTGACGAAATGCTAAGAAAAATGGCTGATGAAGTAGTGGAGTAATTTAATAAATTCAATTAAATCAATAACTTACAGTGTATTACTAAGTAATAACCTGATCTGTTATATGTCAAAGGCCTGGGATTTTCCAGGCCTTTTTTTCGAAGTTGATTGTTCATAACACGATAGTCTGGTGGAATAAAACGCTGAGAAATCATACTTGCCGCGTTTTCGATATCTACCCGTCTTTAGAGAACGGCGATAGATCTAATGCTGTTGGCGTGACTGAAGCAAAACATCCAATCGACCACTCGCTCACACATATCTTATCCAACCATGGCAACCATTGCATAAAAATGGCTCGTTGCTGCGCTATGCGAGTACCAGTTTCGCTCGATTCAACATCAACAGATTATGCAGGCAAAGCATGGCCAGTTTCAGCCGCATGGACGAGCGCTGTGGATTGTGATGCAACAACAGTGCATCCAGGATCATCTGCGGGCTCTTTTTGTCTATGTAAGAAAACTAGCCATGACGCGAATGGTGAGGTTGAACAGGGACCACTCTCCGAGAATGGCTTTATCTTGCATCTCGTTTCATGCCGTACAACGTGCCAGCTGCGTTTCCATCACTGCACTCTTATTTTAGAAGCATTGGTTTTCATCCAAGGTGAGATGTAGCGGGGAGTCAATTCCATATCATCGCTATGCGTTACGAATACAGATTAACTAGCGGACATCATTTCATGTTCTAGTATCACTTTTTATCCTTCCTGAAACCGATGCATGTTGACCTCCAATGGCTTTCTAGGTGTATTTAGCCTTACCTGGAGCTGTAGAGATGGTGTTACGCAGATATCTAACAAGAACCTGATCTGTTTTGTCCATTAAGGGGGAGCTTTATCAGGGACTATCGAAAGTAGTCCCTGATAAAGCTCCCCTAATACCAGCGTGGGTAACTTCGCAGGAAAATCGCTCTGGAGCCGTGCCGGCGATGGTTGGCTGGTATCGTTTTTTCTAAGTTCTTCACGCTGCAGCATTGATTGGCATACAAAAACGGTTTCTTGACTATTTAGGCCGTAGCCCGTATGTAGGTTTCGTGGCTGTCAGGGTATCGCCACAATATCACCCACCGCCGGTTGAGCAGCAGTCTTCGCTGATTAGCTGGCCGCAAATACTGCAACAATCAATACCTCACGCCCCACATACGTAATGTAGACTCAGGACATCAATATGGCATCCTGACAAGTCGGTCAGTAGTTTGACTACCCCGCTATCTGCTGTCTGGCTAGAATAGAAGCGGCGAGACCACTAGAGTCGTTCCGACAGTGTGCTGACAACCTGGCGTTGGACTGG encodes the following:
- a CDS encoding ParB/RepB/Spo0J family partition protein; this encodes MSRKPLKVSGLIQSGRLVPQAGITASTAFDTPADAPAAEIGQDQPAEMAYNSLPASTPAVVAPVNALGVEKLIDLDLLDDSPFQTRLKYDPERIDEISQSFLSAGQSTPITARQMPNGRYEIIKGQTRKKAAINIGWKQARVLVVSRTDREAELDVMVDNTGAPPTEYEEALMFRKAMSKEYATTQKAVAAMFLCSQAKVSNGLAMLNLPAEVLSLLDEEPGLFGAHAAKVINSLWETYPTHHGVILKAIQRLKEGADQGSIQVWVTQQINAASRPPRAQKHLIPSSSGAPRYLTQAKDRDIIVRISDRSIDAAMVHQKIDEMLRKMADEVVE